One stretch of Amycolatopsis sp. NBC_00345 DNA includes these proteins:
- the srmL gene encoding PheS-related mystery ligase SrmL — MPARLTTDQLAGDLAIRDLTDPAAGPHAVQLVIHRMVGALADLWRCEVRWWRGDRIVTIDDNYDNLGYAPEDVTRDARYTRYLDHHRMLRSHSTAMIPAALRALADDPAGNVLLVCPGIVYRRDAIDRLHTGTPHQLDLWRLTRRTPPMAGTDLDEMIAALLGATLPGAVDRREARVHPYTLGGRQVDVARDGDWIEVAECGLAHPRVLAKAGLDSSWSGLALGLGLDRMLMLLKTIPDIRLLRSTDPAVTAQMTNLDPYHPVSAMPPIRRDISIAVDSDDLAEDLGDRVRTALGDDAACVESVEILGETPCAALPAHAVTRLGARTDQKNVLVRIVLRHLRKTLSDQDANAMRGRIYAALHQGTARQWATAPAHTPKL; from the coding sequence ATGCCCGCTCGGCTCACCACCGACCAACTCGCCGGTGACCTGGCCATCCGCGACCTCACCGATCCCGCCGCAGGCCCCCACGCCGTCCAGCTCGTCATTCACCGCATGGTCGGTGCGCTCGCGGATCTGTGGAGGTGCGAGGTCCGATGGTGGCGTGGCGACCGGATCGTCACCATCGACGACAACTACGACAATCTGGGTTACGCGCCCGAGGATGTCACCCGCGACGCGCGCTACACCCGCTACCTCGATCACCACCGGATGCTGCGCAGTCACTCCACCGCGATGATCCCGGCAGCCCTGCGCGCGCTCGCCGACGATCCGGCCGGGAACGTGCTGCTGGTATGTCCCGGAATCGTCTACCGCCGCGACGCCATCGACCGGCTGCATACCGGGACACCGCACCAGCTCGACCTGTGGCGCCTCACCCGCCGCACGCCGCCGATGGCCGGCACCGACCTGGACGAGATGATCGCCGCGCTCCTCGGCGCGACGCTCCCCGGAGCCGTGGACCGCCGGGAAGCCCGGGTCCACCCGTACACTCTCGGCGGCCGCCAAGTGGACGTGGCCCGTGACGGCGACTGGATCGAGGTCGCCGAGTGCGGCCTGGCCCACCCCCGCGTACTGGCCAAGGCGGGGCTGGACAGCTCCTGGAGCGGGCTGGCGCTGGGCCTGGGACTCGACCGAATGCTCATGCTGCTCAAAACCATCCCGGACATCAGGCTGCTCCGCTCCACCGACCCGGCGGTCACGGCCCAGATGACGAATCTGGATCCCTACCACCCCGTGTCGGCCATGCCACCGATCCGCCGCGACATCTCCATCGCCGTGGACTCCGACGACCTCGCCGAGGACCTCGGTGACCGCGTCCGCACCGCACTCGGCGACGACGCGGCCTGCGTGGAATCGGTGGAGATCCTCGGAGAAACGCCCTGCGCCGCGCTCCCTGCCCACGCTGTCACCCGCCTTGGCGCCCGCACGGACCAGAAGAACGTCCTCGTCAGGATCGTCCTGCGCCATCTCCGCAAGACCCTGTCGGATCAGGACGCGAACGCCATGCGCGGCCGCATCTACGCCGCCCTCCACCAGGGCACCGCCCGGCAATGGGCCACCGCTCCCGCACACACGCCGAAGCTCTGA
- a CDS encoding DUF72 domain-containing protein, whose amino-acid sequence MWTHKAWAGRFLPPSLPAKERLRAYAGWCNAVEGNTTFYATPARDTVATWAEQTDSGFRFVVKLPKVVTHERRFVGVETEMRAFLDAIEPLGERAVLWSQLPGSFGPSDVEALGRFLRRLPAGRRRAVEVRHPGFFTDAGSTSLLEGVLAGAEAEWVPFDTTVFFRSPPASEAEQDAWAKKPRLPRRTRALTDRPIVRYLGRDSVEETVEGWRPWTAVVAGWLREGRSPTVFLHTPDNDDAPALARRFHDDVRALVPGLDALPEPEPVEPATLF is encoded by the coding sequence ATGTGGACGCACAAGGCGTGGGCCGGGAGGTTCCTGCCGCCGTCGCTGCCGGCCAAGGAGCGCCTGCGGGCCTACGCCGGCTGGTGCAACGCGGTCGAGGGCAACACCACCTTCTACGCGACTCCCGCCCGGGACACCGTCGCCACGTGGGCGGAACAGACGGACTCCGGTTTCCGGTTCGTGGTCAAGCTGCCCAAGGTCGTCACGCACGAGCGCCGGTTCGTGGGTGTCGAGACGGAGATGCGGGCGTTCCTGGACGCGATCGAACCCCTCGGCGAACGGGCGGTGCTGTGGAGCCAGTTGCCCGGCTCGTTCGGCCCTTCGGACGTCGAGGCCCTCGGCCGCTTCCTGCGCCGGCTCCCGGCCGGCCGCCGGCGCGCCGTGGAGGTGCGTCACCCCGGGTTCTTCACCGACGCCGGCTCGACGTCGCTGCTGGAGGGGGTGCTCGCCGGCGCGGAGGCCGAGTGGGTGCCGTTCGACACCACAGTCTTCTTCCGGAGCCCACCGGCCAGCGAGGCCGAGCAGGATGCCTGGGCCAAGAAACCGCGGCTGCCGCGGCGGACGCGGGCGCTGACCGACCGTCCGATCGTCCGCTATCTGGGCCGGGACTCGGTCGAGGAGACGGTTGAGGGGTGGCGGCCGTGGACCGCGGTGGTCGCCGGCTGGCTGCGGGAGGGCCGGTCGCCGACGGTTTTCCTGCACACCCCCGACAACGACGACGCGCCGGCGCTCGCCCGCCGGTTCCACGACGACGTGCGAGCGCTGGTGCCCGGTCTCGACGCACTGCCCGAGCCGGAGCCGGTTGAGCCCGCGACCCTGTTCTGA
- a CDS encoding FAD-dependent oxidoreductase, protein MNSLRSPHIAVVGAGIGGLACARTLQRHGHRVTVFERESSRHARSQGGMLDLHVDTGQAALRTAGLFEEFRALARPEGQEMRGLDPITGALVHHEQPTDGATNAPEIDRGQLRDLFLDSLTPGTVHWGHSVDAVTPGEGTARLHFGAGTTQDFDLVVGADGAWSRTRPALSDATPAYTGDTIVETWLDDADTRHPALARLVGNGTLAAKSGRAMLSAQRNSGGHIRVYAGLDVPLGWHVTAGLDLDDAAAVRGHLLAVFDGWHDRLLDLIRESDGGFVNRPLHVLPIGHTWEHVPGITLLGDAAHLMPPYGIGANLAMLDGADLATAIATHPGLDHAVRAYEDLMLPRAGAAAEACADLAGIIKVDSVINVEDARRHLNERLLRPQNTR, encoded by the coding sequence ATGAACTCCCTTCGCAGTCCTCACATCGCGGTCGTCGGCGCCGGTATCGGTGGCCTCGCCTGCGCCCGGACCCTCCAACGGCACGGCCATCGGGTCACCGTGTTCGAGCGCGAGAGCTCTCGTCATGCCCGTTCCCAGGGCGGCATGCTGGACCTGCACGTCGACACCGGCCAAGCCGCGCTGCGCACCGCCGGCCTGTTCGAAGAGTTCCGCGCCTTGGCCCGCCCCGAAGGCCAGGAAATGCGCGGACTCGACCCCATCACCGGCGCGCTGGTCCACCACGAGCAGCCCACCGACGGTGCCACCAACGCGCCCGAGATCGACCGCGGCCAGCTGCGCGACCTGTTCCTGGACTCCCTCACCCCCGGTACCGTCCATTGGGGACACTCGGTGGACGCGGTCACCCCGGGCGAGGGCACCGCCCGCCTGCACTTCGGTGCCGGCACGACCCAGGACTTCGATCTCGTCGTCGGCGCCGACGGAGCCTGGTCGCGGACCCGCCCCGCGCTCTCCGACGCGACCCCCGCCTACACGGGCGACACCATCGTCGAAACCTGGCTCGACGACGCCGACACCCGCCACCCGGCCCTGGCGCGCCTGGTCGGAAACGGCACCCTGGCGGCGAAGTCCGGCCGCGCCATGCTGTCCGCGCAACGCAACAGCGGCGGGCACATCCGCGTGTACGCCGGACTCGACGTCCCCCTCGGCTGGCACGTCACCGCCGGCCTGGACCTCGACGACGCCGCAGCCGTGCGCGGCCACCTCCTCGCGGTGTTCGACGGCTGGCACGACCGCCTGCTCGACCTGATCCGCGAGTCCGACGGCGGCTTCGTCAACCGGCCCCTGCACGTCCTGCCCATCGGACACACCTGGGAGCACGTCCCCGGCATCACCCTCCTCGGCGACGCGGCCCACCTCATGCCCCCGTACGGCATCGGCGCCAACCTCGCGATGCTCGACGGCGCCGACCTCGCCACCGCGATCGCCACCCACCCCGGCCTCGACCACGCCGTCCGCGCCTACGAAGACCTCATGCTGCCCCGCGCCGGAGCGGCCGCCGAAGCCTGCGCCGACCTGGCCGGCATCATCAAGGTGGACTCCGTCATCAACGTGGAAGACGCGCGGAGACACCTCAACGAACGCCTGCTGCGTCCCCAGAACACCCGCTGA
- a CDS encoding amidohydrolase family protein: MTAARLPKIALEEAYEHPDKVARVLSDEDLLADVSDKGGVTPEFYRPVMEKLPEFGETRLGSMDAAGVRHSVLSLTAPGIQSILDPAEAVAEARRQNDFLAEQVARRPDRYSGFAAVALQDPEAAAAELRRAVLDLGFRGVLVNGYTNVGDGAHGSYLDEPRYHPFWEALGELDVPLYLHPRPSLPPVLEMYAGHPEMKGATWGFGTETASHVVRLLLGGHFDRFPTAKLVVGHLGEGLPALLWRTQHRFEDNPFGKRLGKTLPEYVADNIWITTSGTFSDQALANAILTVGADHILFSVDYPYSENAEAAEWIERTPISELDRRKIAYGNASTLFGIDLD, translated from the coding sequence GTGACTGCAGCACGGCTTCCGAAGATCGCGCTCGAAGAGGCCTACGAACACCCGGACAAGGTGGCGCGCGTCCTGTCCGATGAGGATCTGCTGGCCGACGTCTCCGACAAGGGCGGCGTCACGCCGGAGTTCTACCGGCCGGTGATGGAGAAGCTGCCGGAGTTCGGTGAGACCCGGCTGGGCAGCATGGACGCCGCCGGTGTGCGGCACAGTGTGCTTTCGCTGACCGCGCCGGGGATCCAGAGCATCCTCGATCCGGCCGAGGCGGTGGCCGAAGCCCGCCGCCAGAACGATTTCCTCGCCGAGCAGGTCGCTCGGCGGCCGGACCGGTACTCGGGTTTCGCGGCGGTCGCGTTGCAGGATCCGGAGGCGGCCGCGGCCGAGTTGCGGCGCGCGGTGCTCGACCTGGGGTTCCGCGGGGTGCTTGTCAACGGCTACACCAACGTCGGCGACGGGGCGCACGGGAGCTATCTCGACGAACCGCGGTACCACCCGTTCTGGGAGGCGCTGGGGGAGCTTGACGTGCCGTTGTACCTGCATCCCCGGCCGTCACTGCCGCCGGTGCTCGAGATGTACGCGGGGCACCCGGAGATGAAGGGCGCCACCTGGGGATTCGGGACGGAAACCGCGTCGCATGTGGTGCGGTTGCTGCTCGGCGGGCACTTCGACCGGTTCCCCACGGCGAAGCTCGTGGTGGGGCATCTGGGGGAGGGGCTGCCGGCGTTGCTGTGGCGCACGCAGCACCGGTTCGAGGACAACCCGTTCGGCAAGCGGCTGGGCAAGACGTTGCCGGAGTACGTGGCGGACAACATCTGGATCACCACGAGCGGGACGTTTTCCGACCAGGCCTTGGCCAACGCGATCCTGACGGTGGGCGCCGACCACATCCTGTTCTCCGTGGACTACCCGTATTCGGAGAACGCCGAGGCGGCCGAGTGGATCGAGCGCACGCCGATCAGCGAACTCGACCGGCGCAAGATCGCGTACGGCAACGCGAGCACGCTGTTCGGCATCGACCTGGACTGA
- a CDS encoding ATP-binding cassette domain-containing protein, whose amino-acid sequence MVTAELRGLTVHIDTGRWSETVLDAVNLAVPEGRITALLGESGCGKSMTAAALSGRLPTSAKTTGHVWINGTDVQDERSWRQLRGRTVGLAPQSGAVAFTAGETVGTQLRELERRHRRWTLDRACAAARYPVEAFDLYPGQHSGGQIQRAALAAALLPAPDLLIADEPTASLDAGLAHEVWGALREYADTGAAVLAITQEVPLLTATGVADRMVFMRDGRITIAGPATEIRGLADPYVQGFFREIGE is encoded by the coding sequence ATGGTGACTGCTGAACTGCGTGGGCTGACCGTCCATATCGACACGGGCCGGTGGAGCGAGACCGTCCTCGACGCGGTGAACCTCGCCGTGCCTGAAGGCCGGATTACCGCTCTCCTAGGCGAATCCGGATGTGGCAAGTCCATGACCGCCGCCGCGCTGAGCGGCCGGCTGCCCACGTCGGCGAAGACCACCGGGCACGTGTGGATCAACGGCACGGACGTGCAGGACGAGCGAAGCTGGCGGCAGCTCCGGGGCCGGACCGTCGGCTTGGCGCCCCAATCGGGAGCCGTCGCCTTCACCGCGGGGGAGACCGTCGGCACGCAGTTGCGTGAGCTGGAACGTCGTCACCGGCGATGGACCCTCGACCGTGCCTGCGCCGCGGCCCGCTATCCGGTCGAGGCGTTCGATCTGTACCCGGGCCAGCACTCCGGCGGGCAGATCCAGCGGGCCGCACTCGCCGCCGCGCTTTTGCCCGCACCCGATCTGCTCATCGCCGACGAGCCCACCGCCTCCTTGGACGCGGGCCTCGCGCACGAGGTGTGGGGCGCCCTGCGCGAGTACGCGGACACCGGTGCCGCCGTACTCGCCATCACGCAGGAAGTGCCCTTGCTGACCGCCACCGGCGTCGCCGACCGCATGGTGTTCATGCGCGACGGCCGGATCACCATTGCCGGCCCCGCGACCGAGATCCGCGGCCTCGCCGACCCGTATGTGCAAGGCTTCTTCCGAGAGATCGGGGAATAG
- a CDS encoding TetR/AcrR family transcriptional regulator, producing MSEQTGRRERKKAQTRQALADAALELFLDRGYDQVGVREVADAADVSATTLFKYFPTKESLVFDIDEDVEAALVAAVRDRAPGRPLLPALREHIRHRATTVAAYPHTAAFTRMIEDTPALRDYARRMWLRHETALAQAIADEAGASADDIGCAALARFALEAVSLAHQHPDPPQAVDTIFALLERGWAATYPDA from the coding sequence GTGAGTGAGCAGACCGGCCGGCGCGAGCGCAAGAAGGCCCAGACCCGCCAGGCCCTGGCCGACGCCGCGCTCGAGCTGTTCCTCGACCGCGGCTACGACCAGGTGGGGGTCAGGGAAGTGGCTGACGCGGCCGACGTGTCGGCGACGACCCTGTTCAAGTACTTCCCGACCAAGGAGTCGCTGGTCTTCGACATCGACGAGGACGTCGAGGCGGCGCTCGTGGCCGCCGTGCGCGACCGTGCCCCGGGCCGGCCTCTGCTGCCGGCCCTGCGCGAGCACATCCGGCACCGGGCGACCACGGTCGCCGCCTATCCGCACACCGCCGCCTTCACCCGCATGATCGAAGACACCCCGGCCCTGCGCGACTACGCCCGCCGCATGTGGCTGCGCCACGAGACCGCCCTGGCCCAGGCCATCGCCGACGAGGCCGGCGCCTCCGCGGACGACATCGGCTGCGCCGCACTGGCCCGGTTCGCACTCGAGGCCGTCAGCCTGGCCCATCAACATCCTGACCCGCCCCAGGCGGTCGACACGATCTTCGCTTTGCTCGAACGCGGATGGGCAGCGACGTATCCCGACGCCTGA
- a CDS encoding NACHT domain-containing protein, giving the protein MSTGKASGQLGWLAAILAPPGAAAGLWSGWVHAHFVLAVILLIVYEGVLALLSFVREVASELVKRWRARFIDWIDQSLGRKLVRFDRRYREFVLATLRFVDLKGLATIGPYTPQLDEVFVEPWLVPRSPHQVMSDPLADVPAELTERSSLWERLDRPSPNVLAVVGAAGSGKTTLLRHAARRICHTRGKRRRTVPIFLFLRDHAAEILATPAVTLADLQRGTLGRYREDEPHGWFEQKLRDGSCVVLLDGLDEVPAPGDRRSVSDWVERQIGQYPGNDYVITSRPHGYRAAAITGATVFQVRRFTDEQVARFVRGWYRSIEQQTTGVDADELESRAVSAADDLLDRLRNSAALRELTVNPLLLTMIANVHHYRSALPGSRAELYSEICEVMLWRRHSAKRLPIELGGDQKELLLRQLAFTMMERRIRDLPRSGVLAALKPMLRRVSKDLTAEAFLADVGASGLLVERENGLYSFTHHTFQEHLAAVHIQDKGPSGLLPGNVDDEWWRECTLLYSARADTDPIIRACLESGSVIALALAFDCAQHAREIDPALRDQLDGLLHSSYAADTDPRRRRLMARVMVNRHLRNLTPAAGTARICVQPITGDIYWLFLADTGTAPPDDPRPFVPGAGGPVVGVRPADVLGFIQWVNEIAGGGQVYRLPSRAEIKDPAVRHALGQPAGPSGSLSVWLRPDAPGALELWTAEDGPHPHTITSGDLIRHVTQDLEGSATTLARLLVIRSLVLLRSVSFNLDHGVANARAHDLTGELVRGLAGAAELAHAGEPALVRLLDSATARASDLARAVGREVDRAEALDLARLRDLGRLHTLNNTLALDLSLGRPFDTARKRGPDKESDLVHDLDRSLSRDFEYARRLAGALGKDLDRALEPELELDLDIVLGLDLARDAERGPAPSAEFERHFTRLTGPALARALAQALHESQDLKTGDWHRFQDAFARAFVAAADIGTTGYVVPPGSLAAEIQRACEAVRAGAGPAAGRLGEVTVRLEELAVPVFGRERELTVGTAKAIRIAALCLAAEAETLADSGSAAAFRRVAAGVSLLELRRSSQSPATETIVLASA; this is encoded by the coding sequence ATGTCGACGGGCAAGGCGAGCGGGCAGCTTGGCTGGCTGGCGGCGATTCTGGCACCGCCGGGTGCCGCGGCCGGGCTCTGGTCCGGCTGGGTCCACGCGCATTTCGTCCTCGCCGTGATCCTGTTGATCGTCTACGAAGGTGTGCTGGCGCTCCTGTCGTTCGTCCGGGAAGTCGCCTCGGAACTCGTCAAACGCTGGCGGGCGCGATTCATCGACTGGATCGACCAGAGCCTCGGGCGCAAACTGGTGCGCTTCGACCGCCGGTACCGGGAGTTCGTCCTCGCGACCCTGCGGTTCGTCGATCTCAAGGGCCTGGCGACCATCGGGCCCTACACGCCCCAGCTCGACGAGGTCTTCGTGGAACCCTGGCTGGTGCCGCGAAGCCCGCACCAGGTGATGTCGGACCCGCTGGCCGACGTGCCGGCCGAACTGACCGAGCGCTCGTCGCTGTGGGAACGGCTCGACCGGCCTTCCCCGAACGTGCTGGCGGTCGTCGGCGCGGCGGGCAGCGGCAAGACGACCCTGCTGCGCCACGCGGCCCGCCGGATCTGCCACACCAGGGGGAAGCGGCGGCGCACGGTGCCGATCTTCTTGTTCCTGCGCGATCACGCGGCCGAAATCCTGGCCACCCCGGCCGTGACGCTGGCGGATCTCCAGCGCGGCACGCTCGGGCGATATCGGGAGGACGAGCCGCACGGCTGGTTCGAACAGAAACTGCGCGACGGTTCGTGCGTGGTCCTGCTCGACGGGCTCGACGAAGTGCCGGCCCCCGGCGACCGCCGCTCGGTCTCGGACTGGGTGGAGCGGCAGATCGGCCAGTACCCGGGGAACGACTACGTGATCACCTCCCGCCCGCACGGCTACCGGGCCGCCGCGATCACCGGCGCCACGGTGTTCCAGGTGCGGCGGTTCACCGACGAACAGGTCGCGCGCTTCGTGCGCGGGTGGTACCGGTCGATCGAGCAGCAGACCACCGGCGTGGACGCCGACGAGCTGGAGTCGCGCGCCGTCTCCGCCGCCGACGATCTGCTCGATCGGCTGAGGAATTCGGCCGCGCTGCGCGAACTCACCGTGAACCCGTTGCTGCTGACCATGATCGCCAACGTGCATCACTACCGCAGCGCGCTGCCCGGGAGCCGGGCCGAGCTCTACAGCGAGATCTGCGAAGTGATGCTGTGGCGGCGGCACAGTGCCAAGCGGCTGCCGATCGAACTCGGCGGGGACCAGAAGGAACTGCTGCTGCGCCAGCTCGCTTTCACCATGATGGAGCGCCGGATACGGGACCTCCCGCGCTCCGGGGTGCTCGCCGCGCTCAAACCGATGCTGCGCCGGGTCTCCAAGGACCTCACGGCGGAGGCGTTCCTGGCCGACGTCGGTGCCAGCGGGCTGCTGGTCGAACGTGAGAACGGCCTGTATTCCTTCACCCACCACACTTTCCAGGAACATCTCGCCGCCGTGCACATCCAGGACAAGGGACCGTCCGGCCTGCTCCCGGGGAATGTCGACGACGAGTGGTGGCGGGAATGCACGCTGCTCTACTCCGCCCGCGCGGACACCGACCCGATCATCCGGGCCTGCCTCGAGTCCGGCAGCGTCATCGCGCTCGCGCTGGCGTTCGACTGCGCGCAGCACGCCCGCGAGATCGACCCCGCGCTGCGGGACCAGCTGGACGGGCTGTTGCACTCGAGTTACGCCGCCGACACCGATCCGCGCCGCCGCAGGCTGATGGCGCGGGTGATGGTGAACCGGCATCTGCGTAATCTCACCCCCGCCGCCGGGACCGCGCGCATCTGCGTCCAGCCGATCACCGGTGACATCTACTGGCTCTTCCTCGCCGACACCGGCACCGCGCCTCCCGACGATCCGCGGCCGTTCGTCCCGGGGGCCGGCGGTCCGGTGGTCGGGGTGCGACCGGCCGACGTGCTCGGATTCATCCAGTGGGTCAACGAAATCGCCGGCGGCGGGCAGGTCTACCGGCTGCCCAGCCGCGCCGAGATCAAGGACCCCGCGGTGCGGCACGCGCTCGGTCAGCCCGCCGGGCCGTCGGGCAGCCTCAGCGTGTGGCTGCGGCCGGACGCGCCGGGGGCGCTGGAGCTGTGGACGGCGGAGGACGGGCCGCACCCCCACACGATCACCTCCGGGGACCTGATCCGGCACGTCACCCAGGATCTCGAGGGCTCGGCCACGACACTGGCCAGGTTGCTGGTGATCCGGTCGCTCGTGCTGCTGCGGTCCGTCTCGTTCAATCTCGATCATGGCGTGGCGAATGCCCGTGCCCACGACCTGACCGGCGAACTGGTCCGCGGCCTGGCCGGCGCGGCGGAGCTGGCCCACGCCGGCGAGCCGGCCTTGGTCCGGCTGCTCGATTCGGCGACGGCGCGCGCTTCCGATCTGGCGCGCGCGGTCGGCCGGGAGGTCGACCGCGCCGAAGCCCTCGACCTGGCCCGCCTGCGTGATCTCGGCCGTCTGCACACGCTGAACAACACGCTGGCGCTGGACCTCTCCCTGGGGCGCCCGTTCGACACGGCCCGCAAACGCGGACCGGACAAGGAAAGCGACCTGGTGCACGACCTCGACCGGTCCCTGTCCCGCGATTTCGAGTATGCCCGCCGGTTGGCCGGTGCACTGGGCAAAGACCTCGACCGGGCCCTCGAACCGGAACTCGAACTGGACCTGGACATCGTGCTCGGCCTCGACCTGGCCCGCGACGCCGAGCGCGGCCCGGCACCGTCCGCCGAGTTCGAACGGCATTTCACCCGGCTCACCGGACCGGCACTGGCTCGTGCCCTCGCGCAGGCGTTGCACGAGTCCCAGGACCTGAAAACCGGGGACTGGCACCGGTTCCAGGATGCGTTCGCGCGTGCTTTCGTGGCCGCCGCGGACATCGGCACCACCGGCTACGTCGTTCCGCCCGGCTCGCTCGCGGCGGAGATCCAGCGCGCCTGCGAAGCTGTCCGGGCCGGGGCCGGTCCGGCCGCGGGCAGGCTCGGCGAGGTCACGGTCCGGCTGGAGGAACTCGCGGTGCCCGTCTTCGGCCGCGAACGCGAACTCACCGTGGGCACCGCGAAGGCGATCCGCATCGCCGCGCTGTGCCTGGCGGCCGAAGCGGAAACGTTGGCGGACAGCGGTTCCGCCGCCGCGTTCCGCCGGGTCGCGGCGGGGGTCAGCCTGCTCGAGCTCCGCCGCAGCAGCCAGTCGCCCGCCACCGAGACGATCGTGCTCGCCAGTGCCTGA